Proteins encoded by one window of Candidatus Sumerlaea chitinivorans:
- a CDS encoding Survival protein SurA precursor (Peptidyl-prolyl cis-trans isomerase SurA) encodes MQAAGQVADGVLARVNEDVILASDLREVLREKGWDGSGDPIAAASVEHVRALLDRTLLLQAAKKMGGSDPDAEILDQVESMVTRIRSQYPSETEFRREVIAQYGSVEAFKRELQKKATLDWKIGRAIHSRFTITDADVARFEAECRAKGRIPESYHLRRLGVPVDSETSRGRQQALAQVKQILDDATARGLGFAETVRRFTLVPGERETAGDLGFIPAEQLAPDVRRAVQKLEPGQVTEPILAGNYASIFYLEAKRGPRSTLYEQRFLETRDKLLGELRKKARLQVFDPRLARKIPKEYAECVEPTVLAATSLATGARVVEGQNEDGASTNPAASESPSPTPSRAFPAKLFSRFQRN; translated from the coding sequence GTGCAAGCCGCCGGCCAGGTGGCCGACGGCGTCCTTGCGCGCGTCAACGAGGACGTCATTCTTGCCAGTGATCTGCGCGAAGTCCTCCGCGAGAAGGGGTGGGATGGGAGCGGAGACCCCATTGCAGCAGCTTCCGTGGAGCATGTGCGGGCACTTCTCGATCGCACTCTCTTGCTTCAGGCGGCCAAGAAGATGGGAGGAAGCGATCCGGACGCTGAGATCCTCGATCAAGTCGAATCCATGGTCACGCGAATTCGCAGCCAGTATCCAAGCGAAACAGAGTTCCGACGTGAGGTGATCGCCCAGTACGGTTCCGTCGAGGCCTTCAAGCGCGAGCTCCAAAAGAAGGCGACATTGGACTGGAAGATTGGGCGTGCCATTCACAGCCGGTTCACCATCACAGATGCTGACGTCGCCCGCTTCGAGGCTGAGTGCCGCGCGAAGGGCCGAATCCCTGAGAGTTACCATCTGCGGCGCTTAGGGGTACCGGTGGATAGCGAGACCAGCCGCGGACGCCAGCAAGCGCTTGCTCAGGTCAAGCAGATCCTCGACGACGCGACCGCACGTGGCCTCGGATTTGCAGAGACCGTTCGCCGCTTCACCTTGGTCCCGGGCGAGCGCGAAACTGCGGGAGATCTCGGGTTTATTCCTGCGGAGCAGTTGGCACCCGACGTCCGACGGGCTGTTCAGAAACTGGAACCGGGACAAGTGACCGAACCGATTTTAGCCGGTAACTACGCATCTATCTTTTACTTGGAGGCCAAGCGGGGGCCACGCTCGACCCTTTACGAGCAGCGATTCTTGGAGACGCGTGATAAGCTTCTCGGAGAGCTTAGGAAGAAAGCCCGCCTGCAGGTGTTTGATCCGCGGCTTGCCCGGAAAATCCCAAAAGAGTATGCTGAATGCGTGGAGCCGACCGTTTTAGCTGCGACATCATTAGCAACCGGGGCGCGCGTCGTGGAGGGGCAAAACGAAGACGGCGCCTCGACGAATCCCGCAGCCAGCGAGTCGCCCTCCCCCACCCCGTCACGCGCTTTTCCCGCCAAACTCTTTTCACGCTTCCAACGCAATTAG
- a CDS encoding 4-hydroxythreonine-4-phosphate dehydrogenase → MGDPGGVGPELVACVLRELSVAGFQALVFGSAELLREAANLRQLELPPLVTVQQVEEAGAAEHPVVVVEAPEVGSEFVRGRAHPANGRAALRWIELATQAVLGGAADALVTAPISKDAIRAAGSPFPGHTEYLASLCGNAEVRMMLEGGGLRVVLETIHVPLADVPKLISREHLRRTLEIAHTWAQEYLTPTPRIGVCGLNPHAGENGHFGSEELEIIGPTVAEARDKGIAASDPLPADTAFYRALRGEFDLVVAMYHDQGLVAVKTLAFETGVNITLGLPIIRTSPDHGTAFDIAWQGRAQSSSMTAAVRRAIELAEQRRASRQKCG, encoded by the coding sequence ATGGGCGACCCCGGGGGGGTTGGACCTGAGCTCGTGGCCTGCGTCCTCCGCGAACTCTCGGTGGCAGGCTTCCAAGCTTTGGTGTTCGGAAGTGCGGAGCTCTTACGGGAAGCTGCCAACCTTCGTCAGCTTGAGCTGCCTCCCCTTGTCACTGTCCAGCAGGTGGAGGAAGCAGGTGCGGCAGAACATCCGGTGGTGGTCGTGGAAGCGCCAGAGGTGGGTTCGGAGTTTGTCCGTGGACGCGCGCACCCCGCTAACGGACGTGCCGCGCTGCGTTGGATAGAACTTGCGACGCAAGCGGTGCTTGGGGGCGCAGCGGACGCGCTGGTGACCGCCCCGATCTCAAAGGATGCCATCCGTGCCGCTGGCTCACCTTTTCCCGGTCACACGGAGTACCTTGCCTCCCTCTGTGGAAATGCCGAAGTGCGCATGATGCTCGAAGGCGGTGGATTGCGCGTCGTGTTGGAAACCATTCACGTACCACTCGCAGACGTGCCGAAGCTGATTTCGCGCGAGCACTTGCGGCGCACCCTCGAAATTGCCCACACGTGGGCCCAAGAATATCTGACGCCGACGCCGCGAATCGGGGTATGCGGACTCAACCCACACGCCGGCGAGAATGGTCACTTTGGCTCGGAGGAACTTGAGATCATTGGCCCCACCGTGGCAGAAGCGCGCGATAAGGGCATCGCGGCCAGCGATCCTCTTCCGGCGGACACCGCCTTCTACCGAGCGCTTCGTGGTGAGTTCGATCTCGTGGTGGCAATGTACCACGACCAAGGCTTAGTGGCCGTGAAGACGCTTGCTTTCGAGACAGGGGTGAATATTACGTTGGGGTTACCCATCATCCGCACCTCGCCCGACCATGGGACAGCGTTCGACATTGCGTGGCAGGGTCGGGCCCAGTCTAGCTCGATGACAGCGGCGGTCCGCCGGGCGATCGAGCTTGCGGAACAGCGGCGTGCAAGCCGGCAAAAATGCGGCTAA
- a CDS encoding LSU ribosomal protein L19p — protein sequence MSVNNQIIRDYLANELKKDVPEFGPGDTLKVSVRITEGDKERIQDFIGVCIRRKGSGISETFTVRRVSYGVGMERIFPIHSPKVEAIEVLRRGKVRRAKLYYLRELRGKKARIVERKVRHAGIDTSVVLDEQPAAEAQQPAAPAEQTQPQQES from the coding sequence ATGAGCGTCAATAACCAGATCATCCGCGATTATCTTGCGAACGAATTGAAAAAAGACGTTCCAGAATTCGGGCCGGGGGACACACTGAAGGTTTCCGTCCGGATCACGGAGGGCGACAAGGAACGCATCCAGGATTTCATCGGTGTGTGCATCCGCCGCAAAGGGAGTGGCATCAGCGAAACGTTTACCGTTCGGCGCGTAAGCTACGGCGTCGGAATGGAGCGTATTTTCCCAATTCACTCCCCAAAAGTGGAAGCGATCGAAGTCCTTCGGCGGGGCAAGGTGCGCCGCGCCAAACTCTACTATCTGCGTGAGCTGCGCGGCAAGAAAGCCCGCATCGTCGAACGCAAAGTGCGTCATGCCGGGATTGATACCAGCGTCGTCCTCGACGAGCAGCCGGCTGCGGAAGCTCAACAGCCTGCAGCACCCGCTGAGCAGACCCAGCCTCAGCAAGAGAGCTAA
- a CDS encoding Cd(II)/Pb(II)-responsive transcriptional regulator, which translates to MRIGQLAQLVGVETQTIRFYEQQGLLPPPDRQDNGYRVYTEKHGERLAFIRRCRILGLSLAEIHELQSYQDDPHQPCTAVNALLDDHISHVRSQITALQALEKQLVSLRASCNDDREVEACGVLAGISEGNMHQQ; encoded by the coding sequence ATGCGCATTGGTCAGTTGGCGCAGTTGGTAGGGGTCGAAACACAGACGATCCGCTTCTATGAACAGCAGGGCTTGTTGCCGCCGCCTGATCGGCAGGACAACGGTTACCGTGTCTATACCGAGAAGCATGGTGAGAGGCTGGCCTTCATCCGTCGCTGCAGAATCCTGGGCCTGTCACTGGCTGAGATTCACGAACTACAGAGCTATCAGGACGACCCTCATCAGCCTTGTACCGCCGTCAACGCCTTGCTCGATGATCACATCTCTCATGTGCGGTCGCAGATAACCGCTCTGCAAGCGCTTGAGAAACAACTCGTTTCACTGAGAGCGAGTTGCAACGATGACCGGGAAGTTGAGGCGTGTGGGGTTCTTGCTGGAATTAGCGAAGGAAACATGCACCAGCAGTAG
- a CDS encoding Cobalt-zinc-cadmium resistance protein CzcD translates to MIRLALNGVEGIRALSFDLSNRRLKVVHDGEAEPITAKLATLGLGASLQETVIADPETIKAAESSAVSATQESGTLRVLLGINALLFVVEMTAGLIAQSTGLIADSLDMFADAAVYGLALYAVGRSAKMQVRAAHLAGVLQLILAIGVLVEVVRRFVFGSEPESLMMMAIAFVALIANTSCLLLISKHREGGAHMKASWIFSANDVVINLGVITAGALVAWTGSNYPDLIIGTIVGVIVLNGARRILALKG, encoded by the coding sequence ATGATTCGCCTGGCCCTGAACGGCGTTGAGGGGATTCGGGCACTGTCCTTCGACTTGTCGAACCGCCGGTTGAAGGTCGTGCATGACGGCGAGGCTGAGCCCATTACCGCGAAACTGGCGACCTTGGGGCTAGGCGCCTCTCTTCAGGAAACCGTCATTGCCGACCCAGAGACGATCAAGGCCGCTGAGAGCTCGGCAGTCTCTGCTACGCAGGAGTCAGGCACTCTGCGCGTGTTGCTCGGTATCAATGCACTTCTGTTCGTGGTGGAAATGACTGCCGGCCTGATCGCCCAGTCTACCGGCCTGATCGCTGATTCCCTGGATATGTTTGCCGATGCAGCCGTCTATGGCCTGGCTCTCTATGCCGTAGGGCGCAGTGCGAAAATGCAGGTACGTGCCGCGCATCTGGCAGGGGTACTGCAACTGATTTTGGCTATCGGCGTACTCGTCGAGGTGGTGCGACGCTTTGTATTCGGTAGTGAGCCTGAATCGCTGATGATGATGGCGATCGCATTCGTCGCATTGATTGCCAATACCAGTTGTCTGCTGCTCATATCCAAACATCGGGAGGGCGGGGCGCACATGAAGGCAAGCTGGATATTCTCGGCCAACGACGTGGTGATCAACCTGGGGGTCATCACCGCCGGCGCCCTGGTCGCGTGGACCGGGTCCAATTATCCGGATCTGATTATCGGCACCATCGTGGGGGTCATTGTACTTAACGGTGCCAGACGCATTCTGGCGTTGAAGGGTTAA
- a CDS encoding Lipoprotein signal peptidase has translation MLIIGKKLSPYALLSISGLLAASDQAVKWLVQQSMAYGEYVSVTPFFNWVHLWNTGAAFSLFANGGGWQRYFFIGIAVVVSIFLIKLILENRHKGEAIAYSLILGGAMGNLIDRVFRGYVVDSFDFYWRDWHWPAFNLADIPIVLGALLFVSSSLLGKKANTNAESDGSD, from the coding sequence ATGCTCATTATTGGCAAAAAGCTCTCGCCGTATGCCCTATTGTCCATATCGGGCCTGCTGGCAGCGTCTGATCAGGCTGTAAAGTGGCTGGTGCAGCAATCAATGGCCTATGGCGAGTATGTTTCGGTGACCCCGTTCTTTAACTGGGTGCACCTATGGAACACCGGTGCCGCATTCAGTCTTTTTGCGAATGGTGGAGGCTGGCAGCGCTACTTTTTTATCGGAATCGCGGTAGTGGTCTCGATTTTTCTGATCAAGCTGATCCTTGAAAATCGTCATAAAGGAGAAGCCATCGCTTACAGTCTTATCCTCGGTGGCGCCATGGGCAACCTGATTGACCGGGTCTTTCGCGGCTATGTTGTGGATTCCTTTGATTTCTATTGGCGAGACTGGCATTGGCCGGCCTTCAACCTGGCTGATATTCCAATTGTCCTCGGTGCCTTACTTTTCGTTTCCAGCAGCTTGTTGGGTAAAAAAGCAAACACCAATGCCGAGTCGGATGGATCTGACTGA
- a CDS encoding Mobile element protein, with translation MMVRLHKNATTTPATRRYIQSSNLPVRRLARELGVSEDTIRRWKKRTDVEDRPHTAHRLQTNLTPFQEAVVVELRKTLMLPLDDLLAVVREFITPNVSRSGLDRCLRRHGVGSLKALQPKAEKPGHKPFKSYEPGFVHLDVKYLPQMPDEDKRRYLFVAIDRATRWVFVAIYPEKTAANARRFLHALLEAAPFRVHTILTDNGKEFTDRFITRGERTPTGAHAFDELCQALEIEHRLTKPRHPQTNGMVERFNGRISEVLATHRFDSREALEATIQRYVWLYNHHIPQKALGHVTPIEAMKKWYAEKPEIFIKRPRNRPGPNI, from the coding sequence ATGATGGTCCGACTGCACAAGAACGCCACCACGACCCCTGCGACCCGGCGCTACATCCAAAGCTCGAACCTGCCGGTGCGCCGCCTTGCCCGGGAACTGGGGGTGTCGGAAGACACCATTCGGCGTTGGAAGAAACGCACCGACGTCGAAGATCGTCCGCACACGGCGCATCGCCTGCAGACGAACCTGACCCCGTTTCAGGAGGCGGTCGTGGTGGAGCTGCGCAAGACCTTGATGCTGCCCTTGGACGATCTGCTGGCGGTGGTGCGCGAATTCATCACGCCGAACGTCTCTCGATCTGGCCTGGATCGCTGCCTGCGCCGCCACGGCGTCGGTTCGCTCAAGGCCCTGCAGCCCAAAGCGGAAAAGCCTGGGCACAAACCCTTCAAGTCCTATGAGCCGGGGTTCGTGCATCTGGACGTGAAGTACCTGCCGCAGATGCCCGACGAGGACAAACGCCGCTACCTCTTCGTGGCCATCGACCGGGCGACGCGCTGGGTGTTCGTGGCCATCTACCCGGAGAAGACGGCCGCCAACGCCCGACGCTTTCTGCACGCGCTCCTCGAGGCCGCCCCCTTTCGGGTGCATACGATCCTCACCGACAACGGCAAGGAGTTCACCGACCGCTTCATTACCCGGGGAGAGCGCACCCCTACAGGAGCGCATGCCTTCGATGAACTGTGCCAGGCGCTGGAGATCGAGCACCGGCTGACCAAGCCTCGCCATCCGCAGACAAACGGCATGGTCGAACGTTTCAACGGGCGCATCAGCGAGGTACTCGCCACCCACCGCTTCGACAGCCGCGAAGCGTTGGAGGCGACGATTCAACGCTACGTCTGGCTGTACAATCACCACATCCCCCAGAAAGCCCTGGGCCATGTCACACCCATTGAAGCCATGAAAAAATGGTACGCCGAAAAACCTGAAATTTTCATAAAAAGACCACGCAATCGTCCGGGACCCAACATATAG
- a CDS encoding Peptide methionine sulfoxide reductase MsrB, with protein sequence MLHSSSRILRRGVVGKLCQACWVALVLFLAQYALAKGTGLTSPSSKEETTVSKIRYSKSGYDITPLERAEVERLAAKLDPEAYRVTQRAGTEPPFCGRFTDHKESGIYACVVCGLPLFSSEHKFHSGTGWPSFWREFDPDHVTRRPDNSYGMVRTEIVCTRCGAHLGHVFDDGPPPTGERHCLNSAALKFIPEGQALPPESQPVATKVAYFAGGCFWGIEHYFQQGPGVLDAQSGYMQGHVPNPTYEQVCTGLTGHAETVKVVYDPKRISFRQLLEAFFKMHDPTQEGGQGPDIGDQYRAGIWVVDDEQRAEAERFIAELQQSPKYKGRRIVTKVEPAKTFYPAEDYHQDYIARTGRRCHVPNPWKE encoded by the coding sequence ATGCTGCACTCGAGCTCACGAATTCTGCGACGGGGCGTAGTAGGCAAGCTGTGCCAAGCCTGTTGGGTTGCTCTTGTGCTGTTCCTTGCGCAATACGCTCTGGCCAAAGGCACTGGGCTGACGAGCCCCTCTTCGAAGGAGGAAACCACTGTGTCGAAAATCCGTTACTCGAAGTCCGGTTACGACATCACTCCGCTTGAGCGCGCCGAGGTGGAGCGCCTCGCTGCGAAATTAGACCCCGAAGCGTATCGCGTGACGCAACGTGCTGGAACAGAACCCCCCTTCTGCGGTCGCTTCACGGACCACAAAGAGAGTGGTATCTACGCGTGCGTCGTTTGTGGCCTACCATTGTTCTCCAGCGAACACAAGTTTCATTCCGGGACTGGTTGGCCAAGCTTCTGGCGCGAGTTCGATCCGGACCATGTGACACGTCGGCCCGACAATTCCTACGGCATGGTACGAACTGAAATTGTGTGTACCCGCTGTGGCGCGCACCTTGGCCATGTTTTTGATGACGGCCCGCCCCCAACAGGCGAACGCCACTGCCTGAACTCAGCCGCACTCAAGTTCATCCCCGAAGGGCAAGCTCTGCCACCCGAAAGCCAGCCAGTTGCCACCAAAGTTGCCTATTTTGCAGGCGGATGTTTCTGGGGGATTGAACACTACTTCCAGCAAGGCCCCGGCGTTCTGGATGCCCAAAGCGGTTACATGCAGGGGCACGTGCCCAACCCCACCTACGAGCAGGTGTGCACTGGGCTAACCGGCCACGCTGAAACGGTCAAAGTGGTATACGATCCCAAGCGCATTAGTTTCCGCCAGCTGCTCGAAGCATTTTTCAAAATGCACGATCCAACCCAAGAGGGTGGCCAAGGGCCGGACATCGGCGATCAATATCGAGCGGGGATTTGGGTGGTGGACGATGAGCAGCGTGCCGAAGCCGAACGTTTCATCGCTGAGCTTCAGCAGTCGCCCAAATACAAAGGGCGGCGAATCGTGACGAAAGTTGAACCCGCGAAAACCTTCTATCCGGCTGAGGATTATCATCAGGATTATATCGCCCGCACAGGACGCCGCTGCCATGTGCCAAATCCGTGGAAGGAGTAA
- a CDS encoding Glutamate synthase [NADPH] small chain — MGKVTGFLEIRRKMTERRDPVERLKDYKQVYLDAPEDLVQQQGARCMDCGIPFCHKGCPLGNIIPDWNDLAYRNRWREAIDILHATNNFPEFTGWVCPAPCEAACVLGINDDPVTIKQIELAVIDHAFREGWVRPMPPKSRTGKRVAIVGSGPAGLACAQQLNRAGHFVTVFERADRVGGLLTYGIPDFKLEKWIVERRLNLLAEEGITFVTNANVGFDVPVDELRRNFDAIVLCGGATKPRDLPVPGRELDGIHFAMEYLPLQNKRVAGDSLAGLRDITAKDKRVVVIGGGDTGSDCVGTALRQGAVSVHQFELLPRPPETRTPDMPWPTYPMILRTSTSHEEGEAVGKLTREWSISTKAFSGENGKVQKLHAVRLEWTKDPISGRPVMKEIPGSEFTLDVDLVLLAMGFLGPETNGPISQLGCNLDARGNVATDANYMTNIEGVFSAGDMRRGQSLVVWAISEGRQAAKGVDRWLMGETMLP; from the coding sequence ATGGGTAAGGTCACTGGATTTCTTGAGATTCGCCGCAAAATGACCGAGCGGCGCGACCCCGTCGAACGGCTCAAAGATTACAAGCAGGTGTATTTGGATGCGCCCGAGGACCTTGTCCAGCAGCAAGGGGCTCGGTGTATGGATTGTGGCATCCCCTTCTGCCACAAAGGGTGCCCGCTTGGAAACATCATTCCGGACTGGAATGACCTTGCCTATCGCAACCGCTGGCGTGAGGCCATTGATATCCTCCATGCCACGAATAACTTCCCAGAGTTTACCGGCTGGGTATGTCCCGCCCCCTGCGAAGCGGCGTGCGTCCTTGGCATCAACGACGATCCAGTGACCATCAAACAGATCGAGCTTGCCGTCATTGATCACGCCTTTCGCGAAGGGTGGGTGCGGCCTATGCCGCCAAAGTCCCGCACAGGCAAACGAGTTGCGATCGTGGGGAGTGGGCCCGCCGGCCTCGCATGCGCGCAGCAGCTCAACCGTGCGGGGCATTTCGTTACAGTCTTTGAACGCGCCGATCGCGTTGGCGGCTTGCTCACTTACGGTATCCCCGACTTCAAGTTAGAGAAATGGATTGTCGAGCGTCGGCTCAACCTCCTTGCTGAGGAAGGGATCACGTTCGTCACAAATGCCAACGTTGGGTTCGATGTTCCTGTGGACGAACTGCGACGAAATTTTGATGCAATCGTGCTTTGTGGCGGGGCAACGAAGCCGCGCGATCTACCGGTACCGGGGCGCGAGCTCGACGGGATCCACTTTGCAATGGAGTATCTGCCATTGCAGAATAAGCGCGTCGCAGGGGATTCCTTGGCGGGCCTTCGCGATATTACAGCTAAAGATAAGCGCGTGGTGGTGATCGGCGGTGGCGACACTGGGAGTGACTGCGTGGGGACCGCGCTGCGCCAAGGTGCGGTGTCTGTACATCAGTTTGAGCTACTTCCTCGTCCGCCTGAAACACGCACGCCGGACATGCCGTGGCCGACTTACCCCATGATCCTGCGCACTTCGACTTCCCATGAGGAAGGGGAAGCGGTGGGCAAGCTTACCCGCGAGTGGAGCATTTCCACAAAAGCGTTCTCCGGCGAAAACGGAAAGGTCCAGAAGCTCCACGCAGTGCGGCTGGAATGGACAAAGGACCCAATTAGCGGCCGACCTGTGATGAAGGAAATTCCAGGCAGTGAATTCACGCTCGACGTGGACCTTGTGCTGCTGGCAATGGGCTTCCTTGGTCCGGAAACAAATGGTCCGATCAGTCAGTTGGGCTGCAACCTCGATGCGCGGGGCAACGTTGCGACGGATGCCAATTACATGACGAACATCGAGGGTGTTTTCTCGGCCGGTGACATGCGCCGTGGACAATCGTTGGTTGTTTGGGCCATCAGCGAGGGGAGACAAGCCGCCAAAGGCGTGGATCGCTGGCTGATGGGCGAGACCATGCTTCCGTAG